A window of the Phycicoccus sp. M110.8 genome harbors these coding sequences:
- a CDS encoding GAF domain-containing protein — translation MEPMTSVRPQVADSWLRSAAAGVDTGLVDAPITVPEDALRDLRQAHPLAQVFPLLDDVLGRAARECDAIMAVSDAAGQLLWVCGTPSVLRRAEGIGFVEGSNWDERVAGTNAPGMALALDQPVNVVGAEHFRRSVQRWSCAATPIHDPTDASLLGVLDITGGAEIVVPQTMAMVRAAARMAEAELARELLARGAEPEPPLSSRTRVGLQALGRDEALLVLEDGRHSRRTVRLSRRHGEIVLLLASTPRGMSGDELAVLLYEDDVSPSTLRAELNRLRSLLGEDLLASRPYRLTAEVAADWLAVEAHLAAGDVASGLRAYRGPVLPSSTAPGVVRVRRSVEGALRRAVLASREPDLMSTWTRSAWGSDDYEMWTAQLAALTPASPLRPLVAGQVARLDRELGAG, via the coding sequence ATGGAGCCCATGACGTCCGTGCGGCCACAGGTCGCCGACTCGTGGCTGCGCTCGGCGGCGGCCGGTGTCGACACCGGCCTCGTCGACGCCCCCATCACCGTCCCGGAGGACGCGCTGCGCGACCTGCGCCAGGCGCACCCACTGGCACAGGTCTTCCCCCTGCTCGACGACGTGCTCGGCCGCGCGGCGCGCGAGTGCGACGCGATCATGGCGGTCTCCGACGCCGCCGGCCAGCTGCTCTGGGTCTGCGGGACCCCCAGCGTGCTGCGCCGGGCTGAGGGCATCGGCTTCGTCGAGGGCAGCAACTGGGACGAGCGCGTGGCCGGCACCAACGCGCCGGGGATGGCACTCGCCCTGGACCAGCCGGTCAACGTGGTCGGCGCCGAGCACTTCCGGCGCAGCGTGCAGCGCTGGAGCTGTGCGGCGACGCCGATCCACGACCCCACCGACGCCTCGCTGCTCGGGGTCCTCGACATCACCGGCGGCGCCGAGATCGTCGTCCCCCAGACGATGGCGATGGTGCGGGCCGCGGCCCGCATGGCCGAGGCCGAGCTGGCCCGCGAGCTGCTGGCCCGCGGCGCCGAGCCCGAACCGCCCCTGTCCTCGCGCACGCGCGTGGGACTGCAGGCGCTGGGCCGCGACGAGGCCCTCCTCGTCCTCGAGGACGGGCGCCACTCGCGCCGCACCGTGCGGCTCAGCCGCCGGCACGGCGAGATCGTGCTGCTGCTCGCCTCGACCCCGCGAGGGATGTCGGGCGACGAGCTCGCCGTCCTGCTGTACGAGGACGACGTCTCGCCCTCCACGCTGCGCGCCGAGCTCAACCGCCTGCGCAGCCTGCTCGGGGAGGACCTGCTCGCCTCCCGGCCCTACCGGCTGACGGCCGAGGTGGCGGCCGACTGGCTGGCGGTGGAGGCACACCTGGCCGCCGGCGACGTCGCCTCGGGGCTGCGGGCCTACCGTGGTCCGGTGCTGCCGTCGTCCACGGCGCCCGGCGTCGTCCGGGTGCGACGCAGCGTCGAGGGAGCGCTGCGACGGGCCGTCCTCGCAAGTCGCGAGCCCGACCTCATGTCGACGTGGACGCGCTCGGCCTGGGGCTCGGACGACTACGAGATGTGGACGGCGCAGCTCGCGGCCCTCACCCCCGCGTCGCCGCTGCGGCCGCTCGTGGCCGGGCAGGTCGCCCGGCTCGACCGCGAGCTCGGAGCCGGCTGA
- a CDS encoding LytR C-terminal domain-containing protein: protein MSYVEAGAPSQERRARRRRALITLGLVALMLFFAFWYAYSYYRADNHRRAVPAAVCTTSTAALRPADVTVNVYNATTRDGLAKKTAAEVRKRGFLVATVSNDPLQKKVTGTAEVRYGPSGKKDATLVLQLVKGARGVQDARNDSSVDLVLGTRYKALAPPVKQSPTTTATTKGATATKGATATPSTGC, encoded by the coding sequence GTGAGCTACGTCGAGGCGGGGGCGCCGTCGCAGGAGCGCCGTGCTCGCCGCCGTCGAGCCCTGATCACGCTCGGGCTGGTCGCGCTGATGTTGTTCTTCGCCTTCTGGTACGCCTACTCCTACTACCGGGCGGACAACCACCGGCGGGCTGTGCCCGCGGCGGTCTGCACCACGTCCACGGCGGCCCTGCGACCGGCGGACGTGACGGTCAACGTCTACAACGCCACCACCCGCGACGGACTCGCCAAGAAGACCGCGGCCGAGGTGCGCAAGCGCGGCTTCCTCGTGGCGACGGTGTCCAACGACCCGTTGCAGAAGAAGGTGACCGGCACCGCCGAGGTCCGCTACGGGCCGAGCGGGAAGAAGGACGCGACCCTCGTGCTCCAGCTGGTCAAGGGCGCCAGGGGCGTGCAGGACGCACGCAACGACTCCTCCGTCGACCTCGTCCTCGGCACCAGGTACAAGGCACTCGCGCCGCCGGTGAAGCAGTCACCCACGACGACCGCGACGACGAAGGGCGCCACGGCGACCAAGGGCGCCACCGCCACCCCGTCCACCGGCTGCTAG
- a CDS encoding type II toxin-antitoxin system VapB family antitoxin: MIFKKVGEGRPYPDHGKQTPRDWADVPPRMVRLEELVTTKRTLDLGQLLAEDSTFYGDLFAHVVEWKGDLYLEDGLHRALRAALQQRPTLHARVLVLD; the protein is encoded by the coding sequence GTGATCTTCAAGAAGGTGGGCGAAGGACGTCCGTACCCGGACCACGGCAAGCAGACCCCGAGGGACTGGGCCGACGTGCCCCCGCGCATGGTGCGGCTCGAGGAGCTCGTCACCACGAAGCGGACCCTCGACCTCGGACAGCTGCTCGCCGAGGACTCGACCTTCTACGGCGACCTGTTCGCCCACGTCGTGGAGTGGAAGGGCGACCTGTACCTCGAGGACGGCCTGCACCGCGCCCTGCGCGCGGCTCTCCAGCAGCGACCTACCCTCCACGCACGGGTCCTCGTGCTTGACTGA
- a CDS encoding helicase HerA-like domain-containing protein — protein MPSRTRVPSVTDTAAGKSESSTQLDEIRAGYAFEGGALLFGAAVVDGTAHPDAPVKIPLSTLNRHGLVAGATGTGKTKTLQLMAEQLSGQGVPVFLADIKGDLSGMATAGTSNDRITSRAADVGQQWVGTAYPTEFLSLGGIGKGIPIRATITSFGPTLLSKVLGLNDTQESSLGLVFHYADKNGLALLDVKDLREVVSFLTSDEGKADLKELGGLSSATAGVILRELVAFSDQGADAFFGEPEFDTRDLLRTAADGKGLVTCLELPAVQDRPALFSTFLMWLLADLFHDLPEIGDADKPKLVFFFDEAHLLFQDASKAFLTAIEQTVRLIRSKGVGVFFVTQSPKDVPSGVLAQLGNRVQHALRAYTPEDAKALKAAVSTYPHSAYDLEELLTSLGTGEAVVTVLSERGAPTPVAWTRMIAPQSLMAPSDDATVDALVAASPLAAKYATAVDRESAYEKLRARLEQAPAAPAAPAPQSAPAPAPAPRAPKPAKEEPGMVEQVVRSQAFRSMMRSAGTVIGREITRSLFGTARRSR, from the coding sequence ATGCCGTCCCGCACTAGAGTGCCGAGCGTGACCGACACTGCGGCGGGGAAGTCCGAGTCGTCCACCCAGCTCGACGAGATCCGGGCCGGGTACGCCTTCGAGGGAGGGGCGCTGCTGTTCGGGGCGGCCGTCGTCGACGGCACCGCCCACCCGGACGCACCGGTGAAGATCCCCCTCTCGACGCTCAACCGGCACGGCCTCGTGGCGGGCGCGACCGGCACGGGCAAGACGAAGACGCTGCAGCTCATGGCCGAGCAGCTCTCGGGCCAGGGCGTCCCGGTGTTCCTCGCGGACATCAAGGGCGACCTCTCCGGCATGGCGACCGCCGGCACCAGCAACGACCGCATCACGAGCCGGGCAGCCGACGTCGGGCAGCAGTGGGTCGGCACGGCATACCCCACCGAGTTCCTCTCCCTGGGAGGGATCGGCAAGGGCATCCCGATCCGCGCCACGATCACGTCGTTCGGTCCGACGCTGCTCTCGAAGGTGTTGGGGCTCAACGACACCCAGGAGTCCAGCCTGGGCCTGGTCTTCCACTACGCCGACAAGAACGGGCTCGCGCTGCTCGACGTCAAGGACCTGCGCGAGGTCGTCTCGTTCCTCACCTCCGACGAGGGCAAGGCCGACCTCAAGGAGCTCGGCGGACTGTCGTCGGCCACCGCGGGCGTCATCCTGCGCGAGCTCGTCGCGTTCTCGGACCAGGGCGCCGACGCCTTCTTCGGCGAGCCCGAGTTCGACACCAGGGACCTGCTGCGCACCGCGGCCGACGGCAAGGGCCTGGTCACCTGCCTGGAGCTGCCGGCCGTGCAGGACCGGCCCGCCCTGTTCTCGACGTTCCTCATGTGGCTGCTGGCCGACCTGTTCCACGACCTGCCCGAGATCGGTGACGCCGACAAGCCGAAGCTCGTCTTCTTCTTCGACGAGGCGCACCTGCTCTTCCAGGACGCGAGCAAGGCCTTCCTCACAGCGATCGAGCAGACGGTGCGGCTCATCCGGTCCAAGGGGGTGGGCGTCTTCTTCGTGACCCAGAGCCCCAAGGACGTGCCGAGCGGGGTGCTGGCGCAGCTCGGCAACCGCGTCCAGCACGCCCTGCGCGCCTACACGCCCGAGGACGCCAAGGCACTCAAGGCGGCCGTGTCGACCTACCCGCACAGCGCCTACGACCTCGAGGAGCTGCTCACCTCGCTCGGCACTGGCGAGGCCGTCGTGACGGTGCTGTCGGAGCGGGGTGCCCCCACGCCGGTCGCGTGGACGCGCATGATCGCGCCGCAGTCGCTGATGGCGCCCTCGGACGACGCGACGGTCGACGCCCTCGTCGCCGCGTCGCCCCTCGCGGCCAAGTACGCCACGGCGGTCGACCGCGAGTCGGCGTACGAGAAGCTCCGCGCGCGGCTGGAGCAGGCGCCCGCCGCCCCCGCTGCTCCCGCGCCCCAGTCGGCGCCGGCGCCGGCGCCCGCGCCGCGCGCCCCGAAGCCGGCGAAGGAGGAGCCGGGGATGGTCGAGCAGGTGGTCAGGTCCCAGGCGTTCCGGTCGATGATGCGCTCGGCCGGCACGGTGATCGGCCGCGAGATCACCCGGTCCCTTTTCGGGACCGCACGCCGCTCGCGCTGA
- a CDS encoding PfkB family carbohydrate kinase gives MPADRVFDPLAHLRGDGDPEVDVFLQGMVFLDIIFTGLSAMPKNGTEVWAEGMGSSPGGIANLAVAASRLGLQTALGAAFGDDDYGEFCWRTLEEQEGVDLSRSRRYAGWHSPVTVSIAVHGERRMVTHGHQAPEPATAMMGQPPRSRAVLLDLRADEPLGAGHPDREWADKARTDGALLFADVGWDSTGRWDPSVLDQLQSCHAFLPNAVEAMAYTRTETAQDALYCLADRVPLAVVTNGKDGALAIDALTGEEAAVPGLRVNAIDPTGAGDVFDAAVTLGTLAGWPLGQRLNFASLCSALAVQEFGGSLAAPGWGDIADWWHRVRDHGTTAEALSVRRRFGFLEDLVPATPAGAVHRAVATIARRSDA, from the coding sequence GTGCCCGCGGACCGTGTCTTCGACCCGCTCGCACACTTGCGCGGCGACGGGGACCCGGAGGTGGACGTCTTCCTCCAGGGGATGGTCTTCCTCGACATCATCTTCACCGGGTTGTCCGCGATGCCCAAGAACGGCACCGAGGTGTGGGCCGAGGGCATGGGCTCCTCCCCCGGCGGCATCGCCAACCTCGCCGTCGCGGCCTCCCGCCTCGGCCTCCAGACAGCGCTGGGCGCGGCCTTCGGCGACGACGACTACGGCGAGTTCTGCTGGCGGACGCTGGAGGAGCAGGAGGGCGTCGACCTCTCGCGCTCGCGCCGGTACGCGGGCTGGCACTCCCCGGTCACCGTGTCCATCGCGGTGCACGGCGAGCGCCGGATGGTCACGCACGGCCACCAGGCACCCGAGCCGGCCACCGCCATGATGGGTCAGCCGCCGCGGTCGCGTGCGGTGCTGCTGGACCTGCGCGCCGACGAGCCGCTCGGCGCCGGCCACCCCGACCGGGAGTGGGCCGACAAGGCCCGCACGGACGGCGCACTCCTCTTCGCCGACGTGGGGTGGGACTCCACCGGACGCTGGGACCCCTCGGTCCTCGACCAGCTCCAGAGCTGCCACGCCTTCCTGCCCAACGCGGTCGAGGCGATGGCCTACACGCGCACCGAGACGGCCCAGGACGCCCTGTACTGCCTGGCCGACCGGGTGCCGCTGGCCGTGGTGACCAACGGCAAGGACGGCGCCCTGGCCATCGACGCGCTCACCGGCGAGGAGGCCGCGGTGCCGGGGCTTCGCGTCAACGCGATCGACCCGACGGGTGCGGGCGACGTGTTCGACGCCGCCGTCACGCTGGGCACCCTGGCCGGCTGGCCGCTCGGGCAGCGGCTCAACTTCGCCAGCCTCTGCTCGGCCCTGGCGGTGCAGGAGTTCGGCGGGTCGCTCGCGGCCCCGGGCTGGGGCGACATCGCCGACTGGTGGCACCGGGTGCGCGACCACGGGACGACAGCCGAGGCCCTCTCGGTCCGCCGGCGTTTCGGGTTCCTCGAGGACCTCGTGCCGGCGACGCCCGCCGGGGCCGTGCACCGGGCCGTGGCGACGATCGCCCGCCGCTCCGACGCCTGA
- a CDS encoding 6-phospho-beta-glucosidase: MRLTILGGGGFRVPLVHGALLADPEHRVDELRLHDPDAGRLAAVVAVLQQQAAGATRPPRLVVAPTLDDALGGTDVVFSAMRVGGVRGRTVDERAALDLGLLGQETTGAGGVAYALRSVPVSLEVARRVAAVAPQAWVINFTNPAGVVTEAMQTVLGDRVVGICDSPVALARRAMRVLGLEPAETTVHYVGLNHLGWLRGLHSGGTDHLPRLLADERLLARTEEGRLFGAPWLQALGAIPNEYLFYYYFTREATASVRAAGRTRGEFLREQQEAFYAEVARSPDTALETWRRVRAERDATYLQEARAEGEARDELDLDGGGYEGVALALMGALGGGAPAELVLDVRSAGAVPGMPHDAVVEVPCTVDAGGPRPHPVAEPEGHMLGLMQSVKAVDRLVLEAVLARSEAAALKAFALHPLVDSVTSARALLDAHLAQAPEIAALFRR, encoded by the coding sequence GTGCGGCTCACCATCCTCGGCGGCGGCGGGTTCCGCGTGCCCCTGGTGCACGGCGCCCTGCTGGCCGACCCCGAGCACCGTGTGGACGAGCTGCGCCTGCACGACCCGGACGCCGGGCGCCTCGCCGCCGTCGTCGCGGTGCTGCAGCAGCAGGCGGCCGGTGCGACGCGGCCGCCGCGCCTGGTCGTCGCGCCGACGCTCGACGACGCCCTGGGTGGCACCGACGTCGTCTTCTCGGCGATGCGCGTCGGTGGCGTGCGCGGACGCACGGTGGACGAGCGGGCAGCCCTGGACCTCGGGCTGCTCGGCCAGGAGACGACGGGTGCCGGCGGCGTGGCATACGCCCTGCGCAGCGTCCCGGTGTCGCTGGAGGTGGCGCGCCGCGTGGCCGCGGTCGCCCCGCAGGCCTGGGTCATCAACTTCACCAACCCCGCCGGGGTGGTCACCGAGGCCATGCAGACCGTGCTGGGGGACCGGGTCGTCGGCATCTGCGACTCGCCGGTCGCGCTGGCGCGCAGGGCGATGCGCGTGCTGGGGCTCGAGCCCGCGGAGACGACCGTCCACTACGTCGGGCTCAACCACCTGGGCTGGCTGCGAGGGCTGCACTCGGGCGGCACCGACCACCTGCCACGGCTGCTCGCCGACGAGCGGCTCCTGGCCCGCACCGAGGAGGGGCGGCTGTTCGGGGCGCCGTGGCTGCAGGCCCTGGGTGCCATCCCGAACGAGTACCTCTTCTACTACTACTTCACCCGGGAGGCGACCGCGTCCGTCCGCGCGGCGGGGCGGACCCGGGGGGAGTTCCTGCGGGAGCAGCAGGAGGCGTTCTACGCCGAGGTGGCCCGCTCGCCCGACACCGCCCTGGAGACCTGGCGGCGCGTGCGTGCCGAGCGCGACGCGACCTACCTGCAGGAGGCGCGCGCCGAGGGCGAGGCGCGCGACGAGCTCGACCTCGACGGCGGCGGGTACGAAGGGGTCGCGCTGGCGCTCATGGGAGCCCTGGGTGGTGGCGCGCCGGCCGAGCTGGTCCTCGACGTGCGCTCGGCCGGTGCGGTGCCCGGTATGCCGCACGACGCCGTCGTCGAGGTGCCGTGCACCGTCGATGCCGGTGGCCCCCGTCCCCACCCGGTCGCCGAGCCGGAGGGGCACATGCTGGGGCTGATGCAGTCGGTGAAGGCGGTCGACCGCCTGGTTCTCGAGGCCGTCCTCGCGCGCTCGGAGGCGGCGGCGCTCAAGGCCTTCGCGCTGCACCCGCTGGTCGACTCGGTGACCTCGGCGCGGGCCCTGCTCGACGCGCACCTGGCGCAGGCGCCGGAGATCGCAGCCCTGTTCCGCCGCTGA
- a CDS encoding AEC family transporter — protein sequence MQGVLTGFATIAVVIAVGALLAHLRIVDAGAQQVLSRLAFFVASPALMVGTLGRADVHQVLSANLLASLAGIAVAVALYVVPARLVWRRPLGDTTIGALSSAYVNAGNLGIPVASYVLGDAAFVAPTLLLQLLVLQPLALGFLDADARGRELRWWQLALRPLRNPLTVGSLVGLLLSVTGWTLPAAVSDPLALLGAMAVPSMLVAYGIALRLGPGLGRTGSVAELVTTSTLKMLVQPLVAWFVADVLLGVSGHALLAIVVTSALPTAQNIFVHATRYQRATVLARDTILVTTVGAVPVILLVAAWLG from the coding sequence GTGCAGGGGGTACTCACCGGGTTCGCGACCATCGCCGTCGTCATCGCCGTCGGTGCCCTGCTCGCCCACCTGCGCATCGTCGACGCCGGCGCCCAGCAGGTGCTGTCGCGCCTCGCCTTCTTCGTCGCCAGCCCCGCCCTCATGGTCGGCACCCTCGGCCGGGCCGACGTGCACCAGGTGCTGTCGGCGAACCTGCTTGCCTCGCTCGCCGGCATCGCCGTGGCCGTGGCGCTCTACGTGGTGCCGGCGCGGCTGGTGTGGCGGCGGCCGTTGGGGGACACCACGATCGGCGCGCTGTCCTCGGCATACGTCAATGCCGGGAACCTGGGCATCCCGGTCGCGAGCTACGTCCTCGGTGACGCCGCGTTCGTGGCGCCCACCCTGCTGCTGCAGCTGCTGGTGCTGCAGCCGCTCGCGCTCGGCTTCCTCGACGCCGACGCCCGCGGCCGCGAGCTGCGCTGGTGGCAGCTGGCCCTGCGGCCCCTGCGCAACCCGCTCACCGTCGGCTCCCTGGTCGGGCTGCTGCTGTCGGTCACGGGGTGGACGCTGCCGGCCGCCGTGTCCGACCCGCTCGCGCTGCTCGGGGCGATGGCGGTGCCGAGCATGCTCGTGGCGTACGGCATCGCCCTGCGGCTCGGTCCGGGGCTGGGTCGCACGGGATCGGTGGCCGAGCTGGTGACGACCTCGACGCTGAAGATGCTGGTGCAGCCGCTCGTCGCGTGGTTCGTCGCCGACGTGCTGCTGGGGGTGTCGGGGCACGCGCTGCTGGCGATCGTCGTCACCTCCGCCCTGCCGACGGCGCAGAACATCTTCGTCCACGCCACGCGGTACCAGCGGGCCACCGTGCTGGCGCGCGACACCATCCTCGTCACGACGGTGGGCGCGGTGCCGGTGATCCTGCTCGTGGCCGCCTGGCTGGGTTAG